The Ferrimonas balearica DSM 9799 genome includes the window CGCGGCTCTGGCGGTAAGCGTGCTGAAGCTGGTCGATGGCGCGGGTGTAATCCGCCCGCAGGGCCAGGATCTCGGCCTGAACCATATGACGCTCGGCGCTCATGCCCAGCGCTTTGTAAGTTTGCGCCAACAGGTCATACACCACCATGTTGTCTTTGGAGAGGATCAGATGGCGTTCCAGAATGGCGCGGGCCTTCTCTGGCTGCTTGGCGGTCAGGTAAGCGTTGGCCAGGTTCAGGTCGATCACCGCGTTGTTGGGACGGTTCTTACGGGCCTGCTCCAGCAGGTCAATCGCCTCATTGGTGCGGTTGGTGGCCAGCAGGATGTCGGTCTGAGTGTCGAGATAGAACAGATTCTTGTCGTCCTGCTTGAGCAGCTCCGCCACCAGGGCTTCGGCCTTGTCGTACTCCTCCATGCGGAAGTGGGTCAGGGCCAGGCCGTACTGGGCGGCTTCCTTAAAGACGTAGTTGTTGCGGGCCAGCTGGCGCTCGTACTGGTGCAGCAGGTGGTCAGCGCTGTAGGCGGAGAAACGCACCTCAGCACGGGACTTGGCCAACTGGAACATCAGGTTGTCCGGCACGTTGCGCTGGGGGTACTGGGACGCCCGCGCTCGGGTATCGGCAATCCGCGATTCCGGCAGGGGGTGAGTCATCAGCATGGCCGGCGGCTTACTGGCAAAGCGATACTGGGCCGCCAGTTTGCCAAAGAAGCTGGGAGAGGCGTAAGGGTCAAAGCCCGCAGCCACCATGGTTTGCATGCCGATGCGGTCCGCTTCCAATTCGTTGGAACGGGTGTAGTTGATCTGGCCCTGAGCGTTAATCGCAAGGGTGGTCTGCAGGGCGGCGATGCCCGCCTCGGGTGCCGCCATCGCCAGCAAAATGGAGCCGAGCACCCCGGCCAGGGTGGCGGGGCCGGTGCGCTGCTGGGCCTCAATAGAGCGAGCCAGGTGGCGCTGGGTGACGTGAGCGACTTCGTGCGAGAGCACCGAAGCCAGTTCACTCTCGCTGTCGGCATAGTGGAACAGGGCGGTATGCACCCCAACGTGGCCGCCAAAGAAGGCGAACGCGTTGATGTCCTTGTTGTTGATAAGGAAGAAGCTGAAGGGCGTTTTGACGTTGCTGGCGTGCGCGACAATACGGTGTCCGACGTCATTGAGGTACTCGGTCATGACCGGGTCGTAGACGACGGGCAGTTGGCTGCGCATCACCCGCATGTAAACGTCACCGATCTCGTTTTCCTGATCGATGGTGAGGGCGCCGGAGGCGACGGTGCCGAGTTCCGGCAACTCGTTGGCGGCCTTTGCAATGGCGATGCTCAGTCCCATCGCCACAAAAAACAGCAAGGGCACGGCGAAACGGGGGGTCAATCTCTTCACGTTCGTCTGTCTGGTCCTGTCATTACCGCCTAGTGTACCGTCAAAAATTTCATTACCGCTAGGCGTTTGTGGTTTTGGGCCGGGCACGCAATAATAGGCGCCATCCTTGTCTGTCCTATATGCAGCCCCGTTGAGCCAACCATTGCAAGCGCCTTTACAGATCTTGGATCTTCGCCAGCAACGATGCCCGATGGCGATGGTGGAGACCAAACTGGCCATTCGCGCCAGAGCGCCGGGTCAGGTGCTACGGGTACTCCTCTCTGACCCGGGAAGCCGTCGAGATGTTCCCCGCTGGCTCGATAAGGTTGGCATTCCCTATCAGGTTCTCGAGGATGAAGCCTGGCTCACCCTGCAACTGACAGACCCCCACACCTAACCCGAAGGAAAGCCATGTTCAATCTGGTCCGTAACTGGTATCGCGAAAAATTCTCCGACCCCCAGGCCGTGACTCTGGCGGTGATATTGCTGGTTGGCTTCGCGGTGATTTATTTTTACGGCAGCTTGATCATGCCCCTGCTGGTGGCGGTGGTGTTCGCTTATATGCTGGAGTCGCCGGTGGGCTGGATGACCCGGCAGGGGATACCCCGAACGCTGTCGGCTTCACTGGTGCTGGTGCTGTTTGCCGGGTTGATGCTGGTGGCCACCTTTGGTTTGCTGCCGGCGTTGTGGCGTCAGGGGGTGGCTTTGGCCACCGAGCTGCCCAGCATGGTGAGTCAGTGGCAGAATCTTATCATGACCCTGCCGGAGCAATACCCCACCCTGATTGATGAACACCAGCTGGCCAGCCTGATGGCCAACTTCAACAACTCCCTGCTCTCCACCGGCCAGAACCTGGTGTCACAGTCACTGTCGTCGCTGGTCGATCTGGTGGCGCTGATGGTGTACGCCATTCTGGTGCCCCTGCTGATGTTCTTCTTCCTGAAGGACAAAGATGAGCTGATGAGCAGCTTTGGCCGCTTTATCCCCGACAACCGCGACCTGGCCAAGCAGGTTTGGGGGGAGATGAATGTGCAGATCGGCAACTACATCCGCGGCAAGGTGATTGAGATCCTGATCATCGGTACCGCCAGTTACCTCACCTTCTTCTTTATGGACCTGCGCTATGCCGCCCTGCTGGGCGCATTGGTGGGCCTGTCGGTTCTGATCCCTTACATTGGGGCCACGGTGGTGACGGTTCCGGTAGCGCTGGTGGGCTTCTTCCAGTGGGGGATCTCACCGGAGTTTGGCTACCTGATGCTGGCCTACGGCATTATTCAGGCGATCGACGGCAATGTGCTGGTGCCGCTGCTGTTCTCTGAAGCGGTCAACCTGCACCCGGTGGCCATCATTGTGGCGGTGCTGATTTTCGGTGGATTGTGGGGTTTCTGGGGCGTGTTCTTCGCCATCCCGCTGGCCACCCTGGTTAAGGCCGTGGTGAATGCCTGGCCCAGCCACCAACCGGTCGCTGATACGGAGTGATTTTGGTGTCCCCCGAACGGGGGATGCTGAGCAAGGTTCTTTAGCGGTATCAATGGGGTAACCAAGGAGGTACCCATGAGACGGCTAAGGAACCACGCGACACCCATTGCCATTGCGCTGACCGTACTGCTCAGCAGTTGCGGCGGTGACAGTGACGGCGACAACATCATTATTGACGACCCAAACCCTGTAGCGCTCACCGGCGTCTTTTCCGATAGCCCGGTCAGTGGCCTGGCGTATGAAAGCGCCAGTCAGCAGGCACTCACCAACGCCAACGGCGAATTCACCTATCTGGAAGGGGAAACCGTGGTGTTCTCCATCGGCGGCACCGCGTTTCCCGCCGTGGCCGGGCAGGCAGAAGTCACGCCGCAAACCCTGTATGACGATCAGGACGCCCACACCACCGAGGTGGTCAACACCCTTAGGTTGCTGCAAACCCTCGACAGTGACGGTAACCCGGAGAATGGCATCCAGCTGGATGAAGCGCTCCACACTGCCATGGCCAGCACCAGTCTGGATATGGGGTCTGAGAACTTTGACGCGGAAGCCGAAGCGGCGCTGGAGAACGCCGGGGTGGAGGCTCCGCTGGTGGATGAGGAGACCGCGCTGGCCCATTACGGTCAGGGCCGTGATTACCAGGTGTCCGATCTGGCTGGCACCTGGATGGACCTGTTCTACGATCTGCCCGCCTCGGACAATCTGGTGGACGGTTTTGCCTATGCGGTGGATCGTCTTGAGATTGAACCGGACGGCACCACGCTGGCCACCGCGCTGGCCAAAAGCGGCAACCGCGAACTGGACAGCGAAACACTGCAACTGAACCTGGACAGCGATGGTCGCCTGCTGCTGGCGGAAGCACCGGAGTGGGAAGCCTACCTGAGCGCAGACAAAGATAAGTTCACGGTGTTTGACCGCTACGAAGGCAGCCTGGAGTTTGGCATGGCCATTAAGCTCGGCAGTGATTACCAGCAGAGTGATCTGACCGGGCAGTGGTACACCATCGGCGTCGAGATGCCGTTGAGCTCCCCCTACGACCCGGATCTGCCTTACCTCTATCTGGATCGCTGGCAGGTGGATAACGACGGCAACCTGGCGATCTATGCTCTGCATGGTGGGGATAGCACCGGCCCGATTGGCCCCGGTGAGCTGGATGATACGGTATCGGCTCAGTTGTCCACCGAAGGCACCATCACCATTGCCGGAGATGAGGAGGACGCCGGGATGATGTACATGGCCCGCAGTAAGGATGTGGTGGTGCGCCATGAACATAACGACAGCCGCTCGGCGCTGATCGTGGCGGTGAAGCCGCCTGAAGCGATCACCCTGGCGGATCTGGAAGGCACCTGGCGGATGTACAGCTTCGGTCTGCCGCCGGTGGGTGAGATGAACCCGGAAGGCTACAGCTACGATGTTGATGAGATGGTGATCGACGCTGAGGGCAACGTCACCGCTGTGCACCTGCGTCACGTTGAGTGGACGGCGGACCAGGGACTTATCGACGAGCATTGGCAGTCCGGCGCAACCTATCCCAGTGACGATTCCTGGATCGACGGCGACTGGGAAGCCACGTTTACCCTTCGTGAAGATGGCCTTGTAGAAACCGGCGGCGAGGAGCTCGGTGTGCTGGCCATCAACGCCAGTAAGGACATGATGATCAACTACTTCAATGATGATGGTGAGCAGGGGTTCGCCCTGGCCGTCCGCCTTGTTACTCCTTGAGGGCACCCGCTCATCAACCCGTTGCCTGCGCAGAGATGCGCAGGCTTTTTTGTGTCGTCATCCATGTTGGCTTGGTGGGAGACAAATTGGATGGTGGGGCATTATATCTCCCACGCTGTTTGACGATGCATCTTGCTGATCAACTGGTTCTGGTGGCGGCAGTCGGTTTTGTGCAGCAGCGATTTAATCTGGCTTTTGACCGTTTCCTTACTGACCCCACGCCGCTGTGCAATTTCACTGCCATCCAACCCTTGCAGCAGCAGGTCCATCACCTGAGTTTCCGCCAACGTCAGGCCGCATTGGCAGGGGGTGCTGGGGCCTAACCAAAGCTGCGCCCAGGGCACCAGCATGGCACCGACGGCACTGAGGGTGTGCTCAGACTCGCTGTGGAAGGGAGCCTTACGGCGATGGCAGGACAGCCCCAGCCGACGGTCTCGCCCCAGAGGCAGGATCAGGCCCAGTGAATGGGGGAAGGCAAAGTGAGGCTGGAATCGGCTCAGGAACTGTACCCGCTCCAGTTCGTCGCGTCGCAGCAGGGATTGCAGTTTGACGCATTGGCCGGACAGACCTTCGGCCAGGTAGCGTTGCAGGTAGAGATCCTGACTTTGCTGGGCGGCCATAAAGCGATGAGCATCCGGCGAGAGTCCGGCACTGAACTGGTGGTGCTGCTCGCTGGCGGCATCATCCAGAAACAGCCAGAACCCATCGGCCTCAAGCAACGGCAATAGCCCCTGCAGGGCCTGGTGCATCTGCAGGGGGTGACGAATGTGGATCAGCTGTTCAGCCCAGTGGGCCAGTCCATGCCAGCGCATACCCCCCTCCCTGCCCCCATTATGGAGAGCGGGGCAGGGAGGGTTATTGATGCAGATCAGGGTGTTGCTGGGTTGTTATCGCTGCTGATTTTGAGTCAGTGGGTAATAACCCGGGGCAGGGACTTGGCCTGGTCAATCCAGTCTTCCACTTTACCCAGTGTTGGCAGCTGGCGAACCAGCGCGTTGTCGTCGTTGACTTCGGTCATTCTGGCCAGCAGGTTTTCGGCGTTACGCTGGGCCAGTTCAGGTACCGTATCCACGCCACTGGCCTCAAGCAGATCGGCATATTGGGTGCTTATCCCTTTGATGCGGGACAGGTCTGCCCGGTTTACCCATTTCAGGATCAACGTGTCACTGATCTCAGTGTCTTTGGCTATCTGGCTTCGGCCACTTCGGCTGGCACCGGCTTCGAGCAGGGCTTCCTGAGTGGCGATGCCGGCGTCGGCCAGTTTGGCACCATAGGCTTCGCCGATGCCTTCCACATTGGTGATCGCGGTCATAGCGGGACTCCGTTACGGCTGGAAATCTCATTCAATGTAGTTGCTTTGGGCGCGACTGGTGATGGGCCGAAGACAAAAAAGGCACCCGAAGGTGCCTTTGCAAGGTGGGCGGGAATCTACTGCGCCAACAGATAATCCAGCGCGCCGCGAATGGCCGCAATCTGTGCCAGATTGCACTGCTCCGGGCTCGCTTTCGGGCTGTCCGGGTACACCTCAGTGGTGGTGACGTAGCGGGCATCGGTCATGCCGCCACAAAGAAACAGCGACTTCTTCGGGTAGTTGATGACCCCCTCCTGCTCCACCGGAGCACCGATGATCAGGCCGTTTTCATCCGCCGGGGCGATGTGGGTGACCTGACGCACCGCGTCGATGATGGCTTTCTGAAACGCCGGGCTGGCGCGTTCGCTGTCATCCACGGTGTAGAAACCGTCCGGGATCCCCTCTTTGCTGACATCGAACGGTTTACCGTCGCGGGCGGCCAGAGCCGGGCGAAACTCGGTTTGGTCGCTGTCGGTGGTTTCGTGCAGATCGAGGTGCGCCGCAAATTCAACCCCGAGGCCAGCGACGTAGGCCATGGCCGCTGCCGCTTCTTCAGAGGGGCTGTCGGGCATAAAGGAGCGGTTAGGATCCACGCACTGGGGGTTCCAGCGGTTGATCACTTCGTAGCCCCAGGGGCTGATGCAGGGCAGCACCACCAGATCAAACTGCCCGGCGTAGTGGGCTGCGGTGGTGTCCAGAAACGCCAGGGCGCCCTGAACGCCACTGGTTTCGTAACCGTGGACGCCGCCAGTGACCAGCACTTTGGGGCGTTCCGGTTGCCAGTCACGGCTCTTAATGGCAAACAGGGGATAACGTTCACTGTCGTAGGAGAGGGCGCCATACTGTTCAATGTCAAAGCGTTCGCGCAAAGCATCAATCTTGCTGAGCACTTCATCGCGATAGCTGCGTTGCCGTTGGATGCTGGCCAGCCATTGGGCCTTTTCGTCCTCACCCCAGGGTTGTCCCGGGGTACCGATGGGATAGAAGGGGGTCATTCCGTGATGCACTCCACAATGGGGAAAGCGCTGAGCTTACCCCTGCCACGCCCGGGCCGCAATTGAGGCGCCCCACGTCGGGCCAGAGTGGGGGAGTATTGTGGACATTTTTATCCATAGTGATTGGTGCTATCCGCCATTTTTACCACTTAATGTGGTTGTTACGATGCTCGCCGTTGTCGGGCCTGACGGTGGTATCACCGGATTGGCCCATTCCCCGATTCGATGTAGGAGCCACGCCGTGTCCAACGACAGCAAAGCGATTCAATCCCAGATCCTGGATGCTTTTCACTTCCGTCACGCCACCAAGGTGTTCAATCCTGACCGTAAGATCAGCGATGATGAATTCAACACCATTCTGGAAGCCGCCCGCCTGTCGCCAAGCTCCTTTGGATTTGAACCATGGCAGATCCTGGTGGTGCAGTCTCCGGAGAAGCGTGAGCTGTTCCGTGACTTTGCCTGGGGCGCCAACGGGGCGTTCAATGGCACTGCCGGACAGCTCGGTACCGCCAGCCACTTTTTGATCTTTCTGGCGCACACCGATTCGACCATGAAGCATAACTCCGACTATCTACAGCGCTTTATGAAAGAGGTAAAGCAGTTGCCGGAAGAGGTGATCGGCTTTATCAATCAGGCATTCCAGAAGTTTCAGGAACACGACTTTCATATTGAGGGAACCCGCCAGATCACAGACTGGTCAGCTAAGCAGGCGTACATCGCCATGGGCAATGTGATGTCCGTTGCCGCCATGCTGGGCATCGATTCCTGTCCGATTGAAGGCTTTGAGGTCGATAAAACTGCCGAGGTATTGGAGCAGCATTTCGGTATTGACCCCAAACAGTACCAGCCTGCGGTGATGGTGGCGCTGGGTTATCGTGCTGACGAGCCGCAGTTCCCGAAAACCCGTCGCAGTATGGATCAAATCGTCTCCTACTTCTGAACATCCCGATGAGTCAATAAAACGCGCCCTATGGGCGCGTTTTGCTGTTTTGGGCACCTTGGTACTTTTCTATTACGGCATCTTGTGGCCGGTCAAAGCACGAACCCCATCAATTATTCATCAAAATGATGGTCTCAATGATTAATAGGATGTACAGCACAATGAGCTACAAAATGCGTAAGGGCATGAATCGTAATATGCGATGACGATAATGGTTATTGTGGTTGAAATGATCGAGGCATTCACTGAATAAATGTTTTTAATCAATGCCTTAAAGTTTATGGGATGATGGATTTGATTTTTAACTACCCCCTAAGGGGTACTACTAAAGAGGTATTTGCTAGTACATCGATCACAAAATAATTTAATTCTTTTCTTACGGCATGTTGTTTTCAAAATTCCGGTGATTAAATCAATTTCGCAATGGGCCTGTTGCAACCAGATTACAAAAATGCAGAGGGACATGATGATGCGAAACAAATTGCTTGTGGCAGTGGCCATTTCGGCTGCGCTGGCTGGCTGTAATGACGACGACACCATTCAGGTAGAGTGCGGGGAAGGCTCAGTACTGAATCCGGAAACCAACATCTGTGAAGTCACCCCCGTTGAGCCGCCGCCGGCGGTTGAGTGTGGTGAAGGCACTGTATTGAATCCGGAAACCAATCAGTGTGAGATCCCGCCGACCACCGGGCCCACCGATTTCTATAACAGTGACAACTGGGCGGAATCCTTCCCAACCCAGCACGCCTCCTGGGCTGAAACCGAACAGAATACCCCGGAAGCTGGTCCGACCGACCTGCTGGAAGCCAACCCCAACCTGGTAGTAGCCTGGGCAGGTTACGGCTTTGCCAAGGACTACAACCGCGCCCGGGGCCACCACTTTGCCCTGACCGACGTGATCTCCACCCTGCGTACCGGCAGCCCGATGCTGGTGGACGGCGTTGTCGTGGGTGAAGCGATGCCCGCCAGTTGCTGGGGCTGTAAGACTCCAGACATCGCTCGCATGTACGACGAAGTGGGTGAAGCCAACTTCTCTAACAACAGCTGGTCCACCTGGGGCCATGAGATGGCCAACACCATCGGTTGTGCCGATTGTCACGAGCTGGGTGAAGACCAGATCCGCCTCTCCCGCCCCTACACCGACCGTGCCATGACCACCATTGGCCGCACCTTCGAAGCGCAGGATGCGGGTGAAAAAGCCAATCAGGTGTGTGCACAGTGCCACGTGGAGTACTACTTCGACGGCACCGACTCCAAGAAAGTGAAGTACCCCTGGGACCACTGGGTACCGGGTGTAAACACCAACTATGCCTCTGTCGTCAGTTACGAGGGCACTGACGGTCTGTATGAAGGCTTTGCTGCCGA containing:
- a CDS encoding M48 family metalloprotease translates to MKRLTPRFAVPLLFFVAMGLSIAIAKAANELPELGTVASGALTIDQENEIGDVYMRVMRSQLPVVYDPVMTEYLNDVGHRIVAHASNVKTPFSFFLINNKDINAFAFFGGHVGVHTALFHYADSESELASVLSHEVAHVTQRHLARSIEAQQRTGPATLAGVLGSILLAMAAPEAGIAALQTTLAINAQGQINYTRSNELEADRIGMQTMVAAGFDPYASPSFFGKLAAQYRFASKPPAMLMTHPLPESRIADTRARASQYPQRNVPDNLMFQLAKSRAEVRFSAYSADHLLHQYERQLARNNYVFKEAAQYGLALTHFRMEEYDKAEALVAELLKQDDKNLFYLDTQTDILLATNRTNEAIDLLEQARKNRPNNAVIDLNLANAYLTAKQPEKARAILERHLILSKDNMVVYDLLAQTYKALGMSAERHMVQAEILALRADYTRAIDQLQHAYRQSRENPLQLARIDARIKQLREAEQQMRNL
- a CDS encoding sulfurtransferase TusA family protein, which translates into the protein MDLRQQRCPMAMVETKLAIRARAPGQVLRVLLSDPGSRRDVPRWLDKVGIPYQVLEDEAWLTLQLTDPHT
- a CDS encoding AI-2E family transporter, whose amino-acid sequence is MFNLVRNWYREKFSDPQAVTLAVILLVGFAVIYFYGSLIMPLLVAVVFAYMLESPVGWMTRQGIPRTLSASLVLVLFAGLMLVATFGLLPALWRQGVALATELPSMVSQWQNLIMTLPEQYPTLIDEHQLASLMANFNNSLLSTGQNLVSQSLSSLVDLVALMVYAILVPLLMFFFLKDKDELMSSFGRFIPDNRDLAKQVWGEMNVQIGNYIRGKVIEILIIGTASYLTFFFMDLRYAALLGALVGLSVLIPYIGATVVTVPVALVGFFQWGISPEFGYLMLAYGIIQAIDGNVLVPLLFSEAVNLHPVAIIVAVLIFGGLWGFWGVFFAIPLATLVKAVVNAWPSHQPVADTE
- a CDS encoding helix-turn-helix transcriptional regulator — encoded protein: MRWHGLAHWAEQLIHIRHPLQMHQALQGLLPLLEADGFWLFLDDAASEQHHQFSAGLSPDAHRFMAAQQSQDLYLQRYLAEGLSGQCVKLQSLLRRDELERVQFLSRFQPHFAFPHSLGLILPLGRDRRLGLSCHRRKAPFHSESEHTLSAVGAMLVPWAQLWLGPSTPCQCGLTLAETQVMDLLLQGLDGSEIAQRRGVSKETVKSQIKSLLHKTDCRHQNQLISKMHRQTAWEI
- a CDS encoding DUF4332 domain-containing protein, with the translated sequence MTAITNVEGIGEAYGAKLADAGIATQEALLEAGASRSGRSQIAKDTEISDTLILKWVNRADLSRIKGISTQYADLLEASGVDTVPELAQRNAENLLARMTEVNDDNALVRQLPTLGKVEDWIDQAKSLPRVITH
- a CDS encoding M14 family metallopeptidase; this encodes MTPFYPIGTPGQPWGEDEKAQWLASIQRQRSYRDEVLSKIDALRERFDIEQYGALSYDSERYPLFAIKSRDWQPERPKVLVTGGVHGYETSGVQGALAFLDTTAAHYAGQFDLVVLPCISPWGYEVINRWNPQCVDPNRSFMPDSPSEEAAAAMAYVAGLGVEFAAHLDLHETTDSDQTEFRPALAARDGKPFDVSKEGIPDGFYTVDDSERASPAFQKAIIDAVRQVTHIAPADENGLIIGAPVEQEGVINYPKKSLFLCGGMTDARYVTTTEVYPDSPKASPEQCNLAQIAAIRGALDYLLAQ
- a CDS encoding NAD(P)H-dependent oxidoreductase, with the translated sequence MSNDSKAIQSQILDAFHFRHATKVFNPDRKISDDEFNTILEAARLSPSSFGFEPWQILVVQSPEKRELFRDFAWGANGAFNGTAGQLGTASHFLIFLAHTDSTMKHNSDYLQRFMKEVKQLPEEVIGFINQAFQKFQEHDFHIEGTRQITDWSAKQAYIAMGNVMSVAAMLGIDSCPIEGFEVDKTAEVLEQHFGIDPKQYQPAVMVALGYRADEPQFPKTRRSMDQIVSYF
- a CDS encoding ammonia-forming cytochrome c nitrite reductase subunit c552; this translates as MMMRNKLLVAVAISAALAGCNDDDTIQVECGEGSVLNPETNICEVTPVEPPPAVECGEGTVLNPETNQCEIPPTTGPTDFYNSDNWAESFPTQHASWAETEQNTPEAGPTDLLEANPNLVVAWAGYGFAKDYNRARGHHFALTDVISTLRTGSPMLVDGVVVGEAMPASCWGCKTPDIARMYDEVGEANFSNNSWSTWGHEMANTIGCADCHELGEDQIRLSRPYTDRAMTTIGRTFEAQDAGEKANQVCAQCHVEYYFDGTDSKKVKYPWDHWVPGVNTNYASVVSYEGTDGLYEGFAAEAQLAYFDAKGYKDWTNAISGTPNLKTQHPEYENLVDRTSHTMSSHLDFTCATCHMPKAENDSGMEYSRHNVRFDANNLPSSCLGCHSAESFEPMLKARKDEINALRFGENGTDARLTELHFTAQAIWSANGVEGLAEGKTIGEAKANYEGALKAGTELAGEMNSLLTKIRNAQWFWDSATASHGIHAHNKAEAVRLLTKSNAIIDAALVEAATLVAKYAPDYVFDITTVDTKAKAQPLAGLDLEKMEADKDKFLSERVEKEWPHPLKP